In bacterium, the sequence TCCGTATCAAACATCCTATTACAACATGTTTATTGGTGGAATTAGAGGAGCACATAAACTGGGAATGGAAACTACTTACTGGGGAGACTGCATTACAGGGAAAACCATAAAATTTATAAATAATAATACTCCGAAAAACGGACGCGTTATATTTTGTCCGGTTGGCAGTTTTGTACCAAGATACTATAAAGAAACAGGTCTGTTGAGAAAAGACATAGAAATAGCTGATATCAATGATGAGAATTTTGATTATCTGATTCTTTTATCAAGACAGGGAATGTTTAATGACAAACTGTGGGAAATATATAAACATGGGAAGCCAATATATGAAGTGTCTTATCAAGGAGTACCTTTCTTAAAGATATACAAAAGAGATGTTCTTTTGCCCAAATAGGGAACGGTCAACACATCATTACCCCCCTGGGCAGAAAAGGACTGATCTAATCTGATGGCTACATCAAGGTCAATAGGCGGAATCATAAGCAAGCGCTTATCCAAATCAGGCACTTTCTCTCTAGCCAACTGCCATGGCGTTTTATTCTCTTTGTAAGTATTGGGTCTATGGAGATTAAAGAATAGCTGGTAAGAGTAAGCTTTTTGCATAAAGTTTAACCGATTTTTGGCAGGTTCTATCTCATAGAATTCTATTTCAATGAGATTATGGACAGTTTCAACATCAGCCTGCATTCTATGAGCGCCGGGGAATATGGTTCTGTGTACTTGTCCCGGCATAGATTCTATGGCCAAGGTATAAGCAGAAGGAGATTTGGACTGCCAGCTGCCGCAGTACTCCGATCCATTGTCTGTTTGTCTTATGGAATTAGCAGGCAGTACGTTAAATTTACGTAACCAGTAGTTTATGTAGTTAGCGAATATGGTGGAATGGGTTAAGCTTCTTTCGTCGGCAAACCCTAAAAATTGGATACCACAGCTTACTTCTCTATAAGTATACTGAACTCTAGGCAGTTTAAGCTGAGTCATTCGAGTCCAGTATTCAGGGATATCGTTTAAATCTTTAGTATCTTCCATGGCGTGTCCAAACAAAGCGAACTGTTTCTTAACTTCGCGAAGGTTATTCTTGGTCTTATACTTCTTAATCCTTCTTCTTGAATGGACGTTGGCTTCCCGCCAGATCTTACGCATAGTTTTAGGAGACAGACTGATATCTTCCAACGCCTTTATTTGTTCAGCCCCCAGCCGTTTGTATTTCTTTTTTAATTTTATAGCATGCTGTTTAATTTCCTGCGGTGTTTCTCTTGGAGAAGTATGGGGTCTTCTCGAACGGTCTGCTAAACCTGCATAACTCTCTTCAGTAAGGCGTGTTATCCACTTACGCACGACACAGGGACTTGTATTGTATGCTCTGGCAGCAGGTTTACGGCCATGCTTTAAGGCGAACTGAACCATCTGGTAACGGTGAGCCCTTTTGTCTTTACAATTTCTCATAATTTGATAGTATCGCACTGGGCACATAATGATATCCTCCTCTTTATTTGGGGAAAATTTAAGGAAGGTATCTTAATATATTATGTGCCCTTTTTTATTACCATTTTATCCATAGGATCGTTAATGTAGTCATCCCATTCTCTAACCCTCCGCCATTTCTGGGAGAGACTGTCCCGCTCAGACCAAACAGTAACCGGAACGTATTGCTCGGTTTCGTTAGTTTGGATAGCGAGAATCTTGTCCCCAATCCGTCAAACAATCGTTTGAAACATGATGCTTCTTTCTTTATCTCCTTAAATATTCTCGTAGATATTATTAATATTTTCCTGACCCCATCCCGAAAGCTTTCGGGATGGGGTCCCTTGTATCCTCCACCTAGGGGGTAAGGATGTATCTTACCATTTCTATTCTTTTGCCCAAATCCTTTTGACAAAACTAGAGTGAGTTGGTATAGTATGAGGCCTCTTAAAACAGGAAAATCTGATATGAATTTAATAGAAGAAATCAGAAATAAAGCAAAGTCTGACAGGAAAAGGATAGTCTTGCCTGAGTCACAGGATATAAGAGTAATACAAGCTGCATCCATACTGGAAAAGGAGAAGATTGCTGACCCTATACTATTAGGAAAAAGAGAGAATATAATTAAAGCAGCAAAACATGCCGGTATAAATATAGAAAACGTGAAAGTAATTGATCCAGAACAAAAAGTAACAGATGAAGACATTGAATTGTTTTATGATATGAGGAAACATAAAGGCATAAGTAAGGAAGATGCCTGTACACTAATTAAGCAGCCTCTATTATACGCTGCTTTGATGGTGAGAAAAGACATGGCTGATGGTTCAGTAGCAGGGGCAGTAAATACTACTGCAAATACACTGCGCGCTGCAATATGGCTAATAGGCCCTGCAAATGGTATAAAAGTAGTCTCAAGCTGCTTTGTTATGATTGTTCCGGACTGCGTTTATGGAGAGCATGGTGTTTTTATATACGCTGATGCAGGTATTGTGCCAAATCCAACATCTGAAGAGCTTGCTAGTATTGCCATAGCATCTGCAAAAACAGCCCGCATGTTCATAAAATCTGAGCCAAAGGTTGCTATGCTCTCATTCTCAACAAAGGGAAGCGCATCTCATGAGCTTATTGATAAAGTAATAAAAGCTACTGAGCTTGCAAAAAAAATGTGTCCTGATTTGCAAATTGACGGAGAGCTACAAGCAGATGCTGCTATTGTTCCTGAAATTGCAAAAAGAAAGTCTTCTCAAAGCAATGTTGCAGGAAAAGCAAATGTACTAATATTTCCAAATTTAGAAGCAGGTAATATATCGTACAAATTAACTCAGTACTTAGCAAAAGCACAAGCATTAGGTCCTCTGCTACAGGGACTTCAGAAACCAGCACACGATTTATCTAGAGGATGTAGTGTAGCAGATATTGTTAACATATCTGCCATTGCAGCTATACAAGCCCACTCTGCCTAGGATTAAGAATAAATGTAGGGGTCGGATAAATCCGACCCGAAACTTAGAAAAAAAGGAGATTAACAGTGGCACTTCCAAAAAGGAAATTTTCAAAGTCGAGACGGGATAAAAAACGCACGCATAAAAAGTTATCATTACCTGCAATGGCTACATGTTCACATTGCAGTCAGACCAAATCTCCACACAGAGTTTGTCCTCATTGTGGGTACTATAATGGTAAAAAAGTAGTCGAAATTAAGAAGGCTTCATAATATGAAAATAGCAGTAGATGTTATGGGCTCTGATAAAGGGCCTTCTGTAGTTATACAAGGAGCGTTAGATGCTGCTAAAAAACAGACCTTTGACCTTATACTGGTTGGAGACGAGAAAATAATAAAAAGAGAGTTAATACAGCATGGATATACGGGTTCTAGTATCCAGATCAAACATGCATCTGAAATCATAGCAATGCATGAACCTCCTTCTCAAGCTATCAGGAGAAAGAAAGATTCATCTATGATCAAAGCTGTAGCCTTGGTTAAGAATAAAGAAGCAGATGCTGTAGTATCAGCTGGCAATACAGGAGCATACATGGCATCCGCTACAATCTATATAAGGACAATAGAAAGCATAGAGCGCCCGGCAATTGCTATCTTGATGCCTACTCTAAGTGAAGCTTCCCTACTGCTTGATGTAGGTGCAAATGTGGACTGTAGTCCTTTGAATCTTTACCAATTTGCAATAATGGGAAATGAATACAGCAAGTATATCTTTAAAAAAAGAAATCCGAAAGTAGGCCTTCTAAACATTGGAGAAGAGGAATACAAGGGAAATGACTTAACAAAAAAAGCATATGAAGAACTAAAAAAAGCACCAATTAACTTTGTTGGCAATATAGAAGGAAGGGATATTTTTAATGGTAAAGTGGATGTTATTGTTTGTGATGGTTTTATTGGCAATATAATCCTTAAGGCTGCCGAAGGACTAGGAGAAAATATATGTCTTAAACTACGCAATGAGCTGAAAAGTAGTTTTCTCTCTAAAATTGGAGCTATGT encodes:
- a CDS encoding helix-turn-helix domain-containing protein, which translates into the protein MCPVRYYQIMRNCKDKRAHRYQMVQFALKHGRKPAARAYNTSPCVVRKWITRLTEESYAGLADRSRRPHTSPRETPQEIKQHAIKLKKKYKRLGAEQIKALEDISLSPKTMRKIWREANVHSRRRIKKYKTKNNLREVKKQFALFGHAMEDTKDLNDIPEYWTRMTQLKLPRVQYTYREVSCGIQFLGFADERSLTHSTIFANYINYWLRKFNVLPANSIRQTDNGSEYCGSWQSKSPSAYTLAIESMPGQVHRTIFPGAHRMQADVETVHNLIEIEFYEIEPAKNRLNFMQKAYSYQLFFNLHRPNTYKENKTPWQLAREKVPDLDKRLLMIPPIDLDVAIRLDQSFSAQGGNDVLTVPYLGKRTSLLYIFKKGTP
- the pta gene encoding phosphate acetyltransferase, whose product is MNLIEEIRNKAKSDRKRIVLPESQDIRVIQAASILEKEKIADPILLGKRENIIKAAKHAGINIENVKVIDPEQKVTDEDIELFYDMRKHKGISKEDACTLIKQPLLYAALMVRKDMADGSVAGAVNTTANTLRAAIWLIGPANGIKVVSSCFVMIVPDCVYGEHGVFIYADAGIVPNPTSEELASIAIASAKTARMFIKSEPKVAMLSFSTKGSASHELIDKVIKATELAKKMCPDLQIDGELQADAAIVPEIAKRKSSQSNVAGKANVLIFPNLEAGNISYKLTQYLAKAQALGPLLQGLQKPAHDLSRGCSVADIVNISAIAAIQAHSA
- the rpmF gene encoding 50S ribosomal protein L32 — its product is MALPKRKFSKSRRDKKRTHKKLSLPAMATCSHCSQTKSPHRVCPHCGYYNGKKVVEIKKAS
- the plsX gene encoding phosphate acyltransferase PlsX, which encodes MKIAVDVMGSDKGPSVVIQGALDAAKKQTFDLILVGDEKIIKRELIQHGYTGSSIQIKHASEIIAMHEPPSQAIRRKKDSSMIKAVALVKNKEADAVVSAGNTGAYMASATIYIRTIESIERPAIAILMPTLSEASLLLDVGANVDCSPLNLYQFAIMGNEYSKYIFKKRNPKVGLLNIGEEEYKGNDLTKKAYEELKKAPINFVGNIEGRDIFNGKVDVIVCDGFIGNIILKAAEGLGENICLKLRNELKSSFLSKIGAMLSRGAYKNFKKSLNYAEYGGAPFLGINGVCIKAHGNSSSLAIKNSILVAEKFVNNRVNEHIKERLKN